The following are encoded together in the Planococcus antarcticus DSM 14505 genome:
- a CDS encoding iron-sulfur cluster biosynthesis family protein yields MNITQPAKEMLLESMKENKAQGIRFYFAGQGCCGPQFGLSMDAPEKSDVIKEVNGIQVALDERVSTMVDEVSLDFKNGGLVLEGLPESNC; encoded by the coding sequence ATGAATATCACACAACCGGCAAAAGAAATGCTTTTGGAATCCATGAAAGAAAACAAAGCACAAGGCATCCGCTTCTATTTCGCGGGACAGGGCTGCTGCGGACCGCAATTCGGCCTGTCGATGGACGCGCCGGAAAAAAGCGACGTCATCAAAGAAGTGAACGGCATCCAAGTGGCGCTTGATGAACGCGTCAGCACGATGGTGGACGAAGTGTCGCTTGATTTTAAAAATGGCGGGCTGGTACTGGAAGGTCTTCCAGAAAGCAATTGCTAA
- a CDS encoding long-chain-fatty-acid--CoA ligase: MLATLTPLDWKRRAVKYYPEKVAVIDGDKKFTYKEFGNRVDRLSVALHNAGITEKDHVAVMLPNSHTMLECFYGIPPLGAVIVPLNYRLSTKDLAYILKHSDAKMLIVDAEFGKLIEEIQNELPIEKYIIVAVEGCESAIKGVDYEHFINDVPENAKIPTAELDENQMLSLNYTSGTTSNPKGVMQTHRTNYMNAANFLHHLEIKYDDVYLHTLPMFHTNGWGGVWAITAAGATHVCLRKVDPSLILDLFESHGITALCGAPTVVNMLVNEPKAKEIELTQKIRMGTAGAPPAAALIAKAQSILGLNMMHVYGLTETSPFILYCEWKNEFNELDPDQQASIKARQGIELAFNGETKVVNQEDGEEVAWNGKELGEIVTRGNVVMAGYYKDPEKTVEAIRDGWFYTGDLAVTHPDGFIEIQDRIKDMIISGGENISSTEIEGVLYKHPAIAEVAVIAVPDEKWGEVPKAIIVLHKGANVTEQEILDYTRENMSRFKVPKSVDFVETLPKTATGKLQKFQLREMYWGKGKKVN; this comes from the coding sequence ATGCTGGCAACATTAACGCCACTCGATTGGAAGCGCCGCGCTGTCAAATACTATCCAGAGAAAGTTGCGGTTATTGACGGAGACAAGAAGTTTACATACAAAGAGTTCGGTAACCGGGTGGACCGGCTTTCTGTCGCTTTACATAACGCTGGTATCACTGAAAAAGATCATGTGGCGGTCATGCTGCCGAATTCGCATACGATGCTGGAATGCTTTTATGGTATCCCACCGCTCGGAGCGGTTATCGTCCCGCTCAATTATCGCCTGTCGACAAAAGACCTGGCGTATATTCTGAAGCACAGCGACGCCAAAATGCTGATTGTCGATGCAGAATTCGGTAAATTGATCGAAGAAATTCAGAACGAGTTGCCAATTGAAAAATACATCATCGTAGCTGTAGAAGGCTGTGAATCGGCCATCAAAGGTGTTGACTACGAACACTTTATCAACGATGTGCCGGAAAACGCAAAAATTCCGACTGCAGAGCTTGATGAAAATCAAATGCTGTCTCTGAATTACACCAGCGGTACGACCTCCAATCCCAAAGGGGTCATGCAGACGCATCGTACGAATTACATGAATGCAGCAAACTTCCTGCATCACTTGGAGATCAAATATGATGACGTTTATCTGCATACACTGCCGATGTTCCATACGAATGGCTGGGGCGGAGTCTGGGCCATTACGGCTGCCGGCGCAACCCATGTTTGTCTACGCAAAGTCGATCCCTCGCTGATTTTGGATCTTTTTGAAAGTCACGGGATCACTGCACTATGCGGCGCACCGACCGTGGTCAATATGCTAGTCAATGAACCGAAGGCTAAAGAAATTGAATTGACGCAAAAAATTCGCATGGGAACTGCGGGCGCACCGCCTGCTGCAGCATTGATCGCCAAAGCGCAAAGCATTCTTGGCTTGAATATGATGCATGTTTACGGCTTGACTGAAACTTCTCCATTCATTCTTTATTGCGAATGGAAAAATGAATTCAATGAACTGGATCCTGATCAACAGGCGTCCATCAAGGCGCGGCAAGGCATTGAACTGGCATTTAACGGCGAAACCAAAGTTGTCAACCAGGAAGACGGAGAAGAAGTCGCTTGGAACGGTAAAGAACTTGGCGAGATTGTCACACGTGGCAATGTCGTCATGGCCGGCTATTACAAAGACCCTGAAAAAACCGTTGAAGCTATTCGCGACGGCTGGTTTTACACGGGAGATTTAGCTGTCACCCATCCGGATGGATTCATCGAGATCCAAGACCGTATCAAAGACATGATCATCTCTGGTGGCGAAAACATCTCCTCGACGGAAATCGAAGGCGTCTTGTATAAACACCCGGCCATTGCCGAAGTCGCAGTCATTGCAGTTCCAGATGAAAAATGGGGAGAAGTGCCGAAGGCCATTATCGTCCTTCACAAAGGCGCCAACGTAACTGAACAGGAGATTTTGGATTATACACGTGAAAATATGTCCCGCTTCAAAGTGCCGAAATCCGTGGATTTTGTAGAGACGTTGCCAAAAACGGCAACCGGCAAACTGCAGAAATTCCAATTGCGTGAAATGTATTGGGGCAAGGGGAAAAAAGTGAATTGA
- a CDS encoding ASCH domain-containing protein, whose protein sequence is MNEKTINFWNEYWTLNKKTPTAEFDAFQFGSDADWLAKLVADGKKTATCSAHILYELEGEPLPQAGQYSVVLNSSDVPVAIIQVTSVSLIQMNQVPEAFALAEGEGDYTYWWHAHKNFFGQELKVHGLSYSENLLLVCERFKVIHKS, encoded by the coding sequence ATGAATGAAAAAACGATTAATTTTTGGAATGAATACTGGACGCTGAATAAAAAAACTCCGACCGCTGAATTTGATGCTTTTCAATTTGGATCTGATGCTGATTGGTTGGCTAAATTAGTTGCAGATGGAAAGAAAACGGCTACTTGTTCAGCACATATCCTGTATGAGTTGGAAGGTGAACCTTTGCCGCAAGCCGGCCAATATAGTGTGGTGCTCAATTCCAGTGACGTTCCAGTTGCAATCATTCAGGTGACAAGCGTTTCGTTAATTCAAATGAATCAAGTACCGGAAGCTTTCGCGTTAGCAGAAGGAGAGGGGGATTATACATACTGGTGGCATGCACACAAGAATTTTTTTGGGCAGGAACTGAAAGTGCATGGCTTAAGTTATTCGGAAAATCTATTGCTCGTTTGTGAGCGATTTAAAGTTATTCACAAATCTTGA
- a CDS encoding dihydrofolate reductase family protein, with the protein MYFGMLVSLDGFVNDRNGGIEKLYESYEPREEVLGAVVMGRNSFDMASDPDNYEFQVPLFVMTHKSPAKHPKENDKLTFTFVTDGIESAIRQAKVAANGKDVLVLGANVSQQLLRIKLADEL; encoded by the coding sequence ATGTATTTTGGCATGCTTGTTTCACTTGATGGGTTCGTCAACGACCGCAATGGCGGGATAGAGAAACTGTATGAAAGTTACGAACCGCGCGAGGAGGTTCTCGGTGCTGTCGTAATGGGACGCAATAGCTTTGATATGGCCAGTGATCCGGACAACTATGAGTTCCAGGTGCCTTTGTTTGTGATGACTCATAAATCACCGGCAAAGCATCCAAAGGAAAACGACAAGCTCACTTTTACTTTTGTAACAGATGGTATTGAATCGGCCATCCGTCAGGCGAAAGTCGCCGCGAATGGAAAAGATGTATTGGTGCTGGGGGCGAATGTCAGCCAGCAGCTGCTTCGAATCAAGCTGGCAGATGAGCTATAG
- a CDS encoding SMP-30/gluconolactonase/LRE family protein — MTNKSAIAALVWLGRDVPREQQLSYWRSTHAQKAARTRGVLEYRQHHFDQNSLGHWPLVAGIDTEIHPEHRIDGVEEVILNTRAVKYHRKLTSAEAVEAFKKIEWHVTKLATSHWLSFAQSRKASYREVVLIRRKPHVQLPEFHAFINHLLTPAIASAPGIAEMHYHLFESSQQREARSSYQAMLIIGAVDSTMLKKALTSTSFQATESAQQAYCEAIHAYPVEDSYIFTKSGRPTLPQTKAERKPPLEPVRRKLPPAPARARRTSSGIPFPPVQRIPLSGYGPEDVIADDQGRLLCGVEDGRILRIHPERGSEEVIGNTGGRPLGLELLPDGQLLICDAHKGLLQLNKETGKIETLVQYVDGIPLRFCSNAAAAKDGTIWFTESSDRYDFEQYTGALLEHRPSGRLFKRYPNGQVEVVLEGLHFANGLILSDDEQAVIFSETGGYRINRLWIQGTNVGKRELLVDNLPGFPDNISRLQDGKFWVAIMTNRNSLLDRLGTMPAFLRRLLWRIPERWQPAATKTVWAMQIDEQGNCLVDLQHSAIGYHGVTGVVESSGTVYFASIEQGALLAVRLTSDAGTAANFYTEFPQKTSTV; from the coding sequence ATGACAAATAAATCAGCGATTGCGGCGTTAGTTTGGTTGGGACGTGACGTTCCACGAGAACAGCAACTTTCTTATTGGCGCAGTACGCATGCCCAAAAAGCAGCGAGAACCAGAGGGGTTTTGGAATACCGCCAGCATCATTTCGACCAAAACTCCCTTGGACACTGGCCACTAGTTGCCGGAATAGACACCGAGATTCATCCTGAACATCGAATCGATGGCGTGGAAGAGGTTATATTGAACACAAGAGCGGTAAAATATCACCGGAAGCTAACTAGCGCAGAGGCGGTAGAAGCATTTAAGAAAATCGAGTGGCACGTGACAAAACTGGCAACTAGTCACTGGCTGTCTTTCGCGCAAAGTCGTAAAGCAAGTTATCGTGAAGTCGTTTTGATTCGTCGAAAGCCACACGTCCAACTGCCGGAGTTTCATGCGTTCATCAATCACTTACTGACTCCAGCTATTGCATCAGCTCCCGGCATTGCTGAAATGCACTATCACCTATTTGAATCTTCACAACAGCGCGAGGCACGTTCAAGCTACCAGGCCATGCTGATAATTGGTGCAGTGGACTCCACCATGTTGAAAAAGGCATTGACTTCAACGAGTTTCCAAGCGACAGAATCCGCTCAGCAAGCCTATTGCGAAGCGATACATGCCTATCCGGTTGAGGACAGTTATATTTTTACAAAGAGTGGCAGGCCTACCTTGCCTCAAACGAAAGCAGAGCGCAAGCCACCCCTCGAGCCAGTTCGCCGAAAGTTACCACCTGCACCTGCACGAGCAAGACGGACATCAAGTGGAATCCCGTTTCCCCCAGTACAACGGATCCCGCTAAGCGGTTACGGGCCAGAGGATGTTATTGCGGATGACCAAGGCCGTTTACTATGCGGAGTCGAAGACGGGCGTATTCTTCGCATCCATCCGGAGCGGGGTTCCGAAGAAGTGATTGGAAACACAGGTGGCCGCCCGTTAGGACTTGAACTTTTGCCTGACGGACAGCTATTGATATGCGACGCCCACAAAGGACTGCTTCAATTGAATAAAGAGACAGGGAAGATAGAAACCTTGGTCCAGTACGTGGACGGAATCCCGCTCCGTTTTTGCTCCAATGCTGCCGCGGCCAAAGATGGAACGATTTGGTTCACTGAATCGAGCGACCGCTACGACTTCGAACAGTATACGGGTGCGCTACTTGAACACAGGCCTTCGGGACGTCTGTTCAAGCGCTATCCGAATGGCCAAGTAGAAGTGGTTCTTGAAGGCTTACATTTTGCCAATGGTCTGATCTTGTCCGACGACGAACAGGCAGTTATTTTTTCTGAAACGGGCGGATATCGCATCAATCGTCTGTGGATACAGGGAACCAATGTTGGAAAGAGAGAGCTATTGGTGGATAATTTACCAGGCTTTCCAGACAACATCTCCCGACTGCAGGACGGAAAATTCTGGGTGGCCATAATGACGAATCGCAACTCTTTGCTTGACCGGCTTGGGACGATGCCGGCTTTTCTCCGCCGACTGCTGTGGCGAATTCCTGAGCGCTGGCAGCCCGCAGCAACCAAAACGGTCTGGGCAATGCAAATTGATGAACAAGGCAATTGCCTAGTGGATCTGCAGCACTCAGCCATTGGTTATCACGGCGTGACGGGAGTGGTGGAGTCTAGTGGAACAGTGTATTTCGCCAGTATAGAACAAGGCGCACTGCTAGCAGTTAGATTAACAAGTGACGCGGGAACGGCCGCAAATTTTTACACAGAATTCCCCCAAAAAACGAGCACAGTCTAG
- a CDS encoding Bcr/CflA family efflux MFS transporter codes for MMQNPKGKKRLGLALILSMLGILAPLNIDMYLPAFPSIADELDAHVSLVQLSLTACLIGLAAGQIVIGPLSDANGRRKPLIVSVILFALSSLLCAVAPTIEMLIVARFLQGFTASGGVVLSKAVVSDMFTGREMTKFFALLMVINAVAPMAAPIAGGAILTLPFAGWETIFYFLGFLGLLMVVVVILRLPETLPPEKRVPSSIGHSVKTMISLFNERPFIGYALVVGLIHGGSFAYVAGTPFVYQEIYGVSPQVFSVLFGINGLAMIMGSFIIGKFGGIVSEHRLLQGAVVVAVSATFVLLVMTMIQGPLVSLVIAIFVYMTAIGMIFTSSFTLAMRGQGHRAGSASAVVGMLPLVIGSIVSPLVGINETSAVPMGAILFGTSVLGTIAFFSLTGHKQKVAADKKLAN; via the coding sequence ATGATGCAAAACCCCAAAGGAAAAAAACGGCTCGGCTTAGCCTTGATCCTCAGCATGCTAGGAATTTTGGCGCCACTGAATATCGACATGTATTTGCCAGCTTTCCCGTCTATCGCAGACGAACTGGATGCGCATGTCTCACTCGTGCAGCTCAGCTTGACGGCGTGTTTGATCGGGCTCGCTGCCGGCCAAATCGTCATTGGACCTCTCAGTGATGCTAATGGTAGACGCAAACCGCTGATTGTTTCCGTAATTTTGTTTGCGTTGTCGTCGCTCCTTTGTGCAGTGGCGCCGACTATCGAAATGCTGATTGTTGCCCGCTTTCTTCAAGGATTTACCGCTTCAGGCGGAGTGGTCCTGTCTAAAGCAGTGGTTAGTGATATGTTCACCGGTCGTGAAATGACAAAGTTTTTTGCGTTGTTGATGGTCATCAATGCAGTGGCTCCGATGGCTGCCCCAATTGCCGGTGGCGCGATTTTGACGTTGCCATTTGCTGGCTGGGAAACGATTTTTTATTTCCTTGGCTTCCTCGGGTTGCTTATGGTAGTGGTTGTCATACTGCGGCTGCCGGAAACCTTACCACCAGAAAAACGCGTCCCGAGCTCGATTGGACATTCTGTCAAAACCATGATCAGCTTATTTAATGAACGCCCCTTTATTGGTTATGCCTTGGTGGTCGGGCTGATTCATGGCGGCAGCTTTGCTTATGTTGCTGGAACGCCTTTTGTCTATCAGGAGATTTACGGCGTGTCGCCTCAAGTTTTCAGTGTGCTGTTTGGCATTAATGGCTTGGCGATGATTATGGGAAGCTTTATCATTGGCAAGTTCGGCGGCATCGTTTCTGAGCATCGCCTCTTGCAGGGGGCAGTTGTTGTGGCGGTTAGTGCGACATTTGTACTTTTGGTCATGACGATGATTCAAGGGCCGCTCGTGTCATTAGTTATTGCTATTTTTGTCTACATGACTGCAATCGGTATGATCTTCACCAGTTCCTTTACCTTGGCTATGAGAGGACAGGGACATCGTGCGGGAAGTGCCAGTGCAGTGGTCGGCATGCTGCCGTTAGTCATCGGATCAATCGTTTCACCTCTTGTCGGCATTAATGAAACTTCCGCAGTTCCGATGGGTGCTATTCTTTTTGGTACTTCTGTTCTTGGTACGATTGCCTTTTTCAGTTTGACTGGGCACAAGCAAAAAGTTGCAGCGGATAAAAAACTAGCTAATTAA
- a CDS encoding thiamine pyrophosphate-binding protein: MFDQTAGSYVIDLLKEWGVDHIYGMPGDSINEFMEELRKEEQIRFIQIRHEETGALAASAYSKLTGKIGVCLSIAGPGAVHLQNGLYDAKKDKTPVLAIVGQVSSDLVGTDSFQELKLESLFGEVAVYNRRVQKAEQLPDMLNQAIRTAYAEKGPAVLIVSDDLFGTKIKRDKALTSPAYATPNIRAGEEDLQCALTLLQAAKKPVILAGKGAAGGTKELLAFTEKLKAPLIASFPSKGLIPDDHPHNLGQLGQLGTDPAEQAMKETDLLILAGTAFPYREYLPDDVPAIQIDVDPKVIGKYYPVLVGLVGELAPAAAWLTEHLNEKEDAFLLKYQEKRKEWHNTLKRDMAKETELLQPQQVIAEVQNVLERDAVVSLDVGSVTLWQRVTCS, from the coding sequence ATGTTTGACCAGACAGCAGGGAGCTATGTCATCGACTTGTTGAAAGAATGGGGTGTTGACCATATCTACGGAATGCCGGGAGACTCCATCAATGAATTTATGGAAGAGTTGCGAAAAGAAGAACAAATCCGTTTTATCCAGATTCGCCACGAAGAAACCGGTGCGCTCGCAGCATCCGCTTATTCAAAATTGACCGGCAAGATTGGCGTCTGTTTGTCCATTGCGGGTCCCGGAGCGGTTCATCTGCAGAACGGTCTGTATGACGCGAAAAAAGACAAGACGCCTGTGTTGGCGATTGTTGGACAAGTCAGCAGCGATTTGGTTGGCACGGACAGTTTCCAGGAGCTGAAGTTGGAATCGCTGTTCGGGGAAGTGGCCGTCTACAACCGACGCGTCCAAAAGGCGGAACAATTACCGGATATGCTAAACCAAGCCATCCGGACCGCTTATGCCGAAAAAGGGCCGGCGGTGCTGATTGTCTCCGATGACTTGTTTGGCACCAAAATCAAGCGGGACAAAGCACTGACGTCTCCGGCTTATGCCACACCGAATATCCGAGCAGGAGAAGAAGATTTGCAGTGTGCGCTGACACTGCTACAGGCTGCGAAAAAACCGGTGATTTTAGCTGGTAAAGGCGCAGCTGGCGGCACGAAGGAATTGCTGGCATTCACGGAAAAACTGAAAGCGCCGCTCATTGCCTCATTTCCGTCAAAAGGATTGATTCCTGACGATCACCCGCACAACCTCGGACAATTGGGGCAGCTCGGGACCGATCCGGCCGAACAAGCGATGAAGGAAACGGATTTGTTGATCTTAGCAGGGACAGCTTTTCCGTACCGCGAGTATTTGCCTGACGACGTGCCGGCCATTCAAATTGATGTCGATCCAAAAGTCATCGGCAAGTATTATCCGGTACTCGTCGGACTGGTCGGGGAATTAGCGCCGGCTGCGGCTTGGCTGACGGAACATTTAAACGAGAAGGAAGATGCGTTCCTATTGAAGTATCAGGAGAAACGCAAGGAATGGCATAATACCCTGAAACGCGACATGGCCAAAGAAACCGAGCTTCTCCAGCCTCAGCAGGTTATCGCGGAAGTGCAAAATGTCCTGGAGCGGGACGCTGTGGTATCGCTTGATGTCGGCAGTGTGACGCTTTGGCAGCGCGTTACCTGCAGCTGA
- a CDS encoding thiamine pyrophosphate-dependent enzyme, with the protein MAARYLQLTQQQLVVSAWLGTMGCGLPGAIAGKLAYPDKQVVSLLGDGGFSMGMQDFVTAVKYDLPMILVIFNNQKIQLIEHEQEEMGNKATQTDLANIDFAVFAQACGGEGYTAKTRSELTDALAKAKVSRKPVVIDAYVEDSAPPS; encoded by the coding sequence TTGGCAGCGCGTTACCTGCAGCTGACCCAGCAGCAACTCGTCGTCTCAGCGTGGCTCGGTACCATGGGCTGCGGATTACCCGGAGCGATTGCCGGAAAACTGGCCTATCCGGACAAACAGGTCGTGTCACTGCTCGGCGACGGGGGCTTTTCCATGGGCATGCAAGACTTTGTTACTGCAGTAAAATACGACTTGCCGATGATCCTGGTCATTTTCAACAACCAGAAAATTCAGCTGATCGAACACGAACAGGAAGAAATGGGCAACAAAGCGACACAAACCGATTTGGCAAACATCGACTTTGCAGTGTTTGCTCAGGCTTGTGGCGGAGAAGGCTATACCGCTAAGACCCGCAGTGAACTGACAGATGCCCTGGCAAAAGCTAAGGTTAGTCGGAAACCGGTGGTTATTGACGCTTACGTCGAAGACAGTGCCCCGCCTTCTTAA
- a CDS encoding sensor domain-containing protein, with translation MKNGKSNLKNSLICGQSPSDDSLYEDLFDGMIHQGPVSMYIVSGGSYSYVNRHFCELVGYGQSELLSGSITPENLIHPEDLPIIQTRISTDYDAQNIYARYRVRAFRSDGQLRHVEIHSTKKQWQGKNVLFGTVIDITSEVTANLQLKENEERLNSLFAYNPDAVFTFDIEGNFKTANLGCETLSGYSIAEILQLTFTPMIVAQDLPTALLHFSNALNGITETYEITIIRKDGDRRNMLVTNFPMKAGGSIIGAYGIAKDITAEINYKKLMEELVFFDPLTRLPNRKLFEDRVKQAIEKSCYEKTQPTVLFLNLDRFKFINDSFGHQFGDEFLKDIAQRLLDHVEQSGTVGRFAGDEFAVLLPDLAPPQVLDLAERLNEALAKSFEALGHSVSISASIGIAFSIGPEETADGLIKKADAAMYYTKKYKTNQYTIYSEELDQQSAYRLTIERELKSAITKQEMVLHYQPITDLKSGQLSAMEALIRWNHPELGLVPPDSFIPVSEESGQIVSIGRWVLHTACAQNKAWQDQAYPPIKICVNISTIQLQQPNFVQTVKAILQETGLSAKWLELEVTESILLVDTDLLKYSLQSLKELGVSMSIDDFGTGYTSLSYLRQFSFDRVKIDRSFIEDISKDLNGKTITATIISLAHQLNMTVVAEGIEDKTQLTFLQGAHCDEGQGYYFGRPLPAELHDLSTQFKIRP, from the coding sequence GTGAAAAATGGTAAAAGCAACTTGAAAAACTCTCTAATATGTGGGCAGTCTCCATCGGATGACTCTCTGTATGAGGATCTATTTGATGGGATGATTCATCAGGGGCCTGTCAGCATGTATATCGTGAGTGGTGGGTCTTATTCCTATGTGAATCGGCATTTCTGTGAACTAGTGGGTTACGGCCAAAGCGAACTGCTGAGTGGCAGCATTACCCCGGAGAACTTAATTCATCCGGAGGATCTGCCTATCATTCAAACACGAATTTCGACTGACTACGACGCTCAAAACATTTATGCGCGCTATCGTGTCAGAGCATTTAGGAGTGATGGACAGTTGCGCCATGTTGAAATCCATTCGACTAAAAAGCAATGGCAAGGTAAAAACGTCCTGTTCGGAACCGTTATTGACATTACATCCGAAGTGACGGCCAATCTGCAGTTAAAAGAGAATGAGGAGCGGCTGAATTCTCTTTTCGCCTACAATCCGGACGCTGTCTTCACTTTCGATATAGAAGGAAATTTTAAAACGGCCAATTTGGGGTGTGAAACTCTATCCGGCTATTCAATTGCAGAAATTCTTCAATTAACTTTTACGCCTATGATTGTTGCACAAGATTTGCCTACCGCCCTGCTTCACTTTAGCAATGCTCTAAATGGCATTACTGAGACCTACGAAATCACCATTATCCGAAAAGATGGGGACAGGCGGAATATGCTGGTGACCAATTTCCCCATGAAAGCAGGTGGAAGCATCATAGGCGCTTACGGCATTGCCAAAGACATCACCGCTGAAATAAACTACAAAAAACTGATGGAAGAGCTGGTGTTTTTCGACCCGCTGACCCGGTTGCCGAACCGTAAATTATTCGAAGACCGAGTCAAACAAGCAATTGAAAAATCCTGCTATGAAAAAACACAACCCACTGTGCTGTTCCTGAATTTGGATCGCTTTAAATTCATCAATGATTCGTTCGGCCACCAGTTCGGCGACGAATTTTTAAAGGACATCGCGCAACGACTTCTGGACCATGTCGAACAGAGCGGGACAGTGGGACGGTTTGCAGGTGATGAATTTGCGGTGCTGCTGCCCGACCTCGCCCCCCCGCAAGTGTTAGATCTTGCTGAACGGTTGAATGAAGCTTTGGCAAAATCCTTTGAAGCACTCGGCCATTCCGTATCCATCTCGGCAAGCATCGGCATCGCCTTCAGCATCGGACCGGAAGAAACCGCCGATGGGTTGATCAAGAAAGCAGACGCCGCTATGTATTATACAAAAAAGTACAAGACCAATCAGTACACGATTTATTCCGAAGAACTGGATCAACAGTCTGCTTATCGACTGACCATTGAAAGAGAACTAAAGTCAGCCATCACGAAACAGGAGATGGTTCTTCATTATCAACCCATTACAGATTTAAAGAGCGGTCAGTTGAGTGCCATGGAGGCCTTGATCCGCTGGAACCATCCAGAACTGGGCTTAGTACCGCCGGATTCCTTTATTCCGGTGTCGGAGGAAAGTGGACAAATCGTCTCCATCGGCCGCTGGGTCCTGCACACCGCCTGCGCGCAGAACAAAGCCTGGCAGGATCAGGCCTATCCGCCCATTAAAATCTGTGTCAACATTTCCACCATTCAGTTGCAGCAGCCGAATTTCGTCCAGACCGTCAAAGCAATCCTGCAAGAAACCGGACTGAGCGCAAAGTGGCTGGAACTGGAAGTGACCGAAAGTATTTTATTGGTAGACACCGATCTTCTCAAATATAGTTTGCAAAGCTTGAAAGAATTAGGCGTCTCGATGTCCATTGACGATTTCGGCACCGGTTACACGTCCCTCAGCTATTTGCGGCAATTCTCGTTTGACCGTGTCAAAATTGACCGCAGTTTTATCGAAGACATCAGTAAAGACCTAAACGGAAAAACTATTACCGCCACCATCATTTCACTCGCACACCAACTGAACATGACGGTCGTAGCAGAAGGCATTGAAGACAAAACGCAATTGACCTTCCTGCAAGGGGCACATTGCGATGAAGGTCAAGGCTATTATTTCGGCCGCCCCTTGCCAGCGGAACTGCATGATCTTTCCACTCAATTTAAGATACGACCATAA
- a CDS encoding helix-turn-helix transcriptional regulator, with the protein MPNVPDSTPFSFVFHAIQSFSYPQGHSQQQPLHRHPETMELLLVLEGNVHCTIDTKTYKVSSGTVLFIQPGSWHELKYTAAEQQNGYRLSFIRNLSTEHAPEAELPPVIPISDLTGLEALFVQLHQETDHPQADSKQMVHHLIEMIVALLSRFGDSRSSIDYRNFAETIRKVKHFMEENHCRSLTLENLADEFSLDKYQLARLFKQHTGMSPLQYIIFCRMDTAKRLLSTTGSSVGSIAAAIGYKSDTQFHAAFKKAVGATPRYYRLASKR; encoded by the coding sequence TTGCCTAATGTTCCAGACTCTACACCCTTTTCTTTCGTATTTCATGCCATCCAGTCTTTTTCGTATCCACAAGGACACTCACAACAGCAACCGCTCCACCGTCACCCCGAAACCATGGAATTGCTGTTAGTGTTGGAAGGAAACGTCCATTGCACAATTGACACTAAAACCTACAAAGTCTCTTCGGGTACAGTTTTGTTCATCCAGCCAGGTTCCTGGCACGAACTAAAGTATACCGCTGCAGAACAGCAAAACGGTTATCGGCTGTCTTTTATCCGAAATCTTTCGACAGAGCATGCTCCTGAGGCTGAATTGCCGCCTGTCATCCCAATAAGCGACCTTACGGGATTGGAAGCGCTGTTTGTCCAGTTGCATCAGGAAACTGATCATCCACAGGCAGATTCCAAACAGATGGTCCATCACCTGATTGAAATGATAGTAGCTCTGCTAAGCCGCTTCGGAGATAGCCGTAGTTCCATTGACTACCGCAATTTCGCAGAAACTATCCGGAAGGTCAAACACTTTATGGAAGAAAATCATTGCCGCTCTCTGACGCTAGAAAACCTTGCCGATGAGTTCAGCTTGGACAAATATCAGTTGGCGCGCCTCTTTAAGCAGCACACCGGCATGAGTCCCCTCCAATACATCATTTTCTGCCGCATGGACACAGCAAAACGGCTGCTGAGTACTACCGGAAGTTCGGTGGGTTCCATTGCGGCTGCAATCGGTTATAAAAGCGATACGCAGTTCCATGCTGCATTTAAGAAAGCTGTCGGGGCTACACCTAGGTATTATCGGTTGGCATCCAAACGATAA
- a CDS encoding VOC family protein, translating to MKELWINLPVKDLNKSRVFFEDIGFKFLKQRGDNDQLVGLVIGNHQVQVMLFPDETFKGFTQNALTDTNQSTEVLFSISVDTKEELDEIIGKVKQAAGFVFGKPSERNGLYGAGFADLDGHRWNLLVM from the coding sequence ATGAAAGAACTGTGGATCAACTTGCCGGTTAAGGATTTAAACAAATCAAGAGTGTTTTTCGAAGACATCGGATTTAAGTTCCTGAAGCAACGAGGGGACAACGATCAACTGGTCGGTTTAGTCATCGGCAATCATCAAGTGCAAGTCATGCTGTTTCCAGATGAGACGTTCAAAGGCTTTACGCAAAACGCATTGACGGACACGAATCAATCGACAGAAGTGTTATTTTCGATTTCAGTAGATACAAAAGAAGAACTTGATGAAATCATCGGAAAAGTAAAACAAGCAGCCGGTTTCGTATTTGGCAAACCATCAGAACGGAATGGATTGTACGGCGCAGGATTTGCGGATTTGGACGGACACCGATGGAATTTGCTAGTGATGTGA